One region of Macadamia integrifolia cultivar HAES 741 chromosome 11, SCU_Mint_v3, whole genome shotgun sequence genomic DNA includes:
- the LOC122093429 gene encoding uncharacterized calcium-binding protein At1g02270-like isoform X4: MHTELVGMYERRLSDDGYATYKLARTNNRGDGLLIAVHRNHFQVLNYKELLFNDFGDRVAQLLHVELIMNFNQNKNFNIKKEALIVNTHLLFPHDSRYCFPRLQQVYKILQYIESYCEEYQLPHVPIILCGDWNGSKRGHVYKFLCTQGFVSSYDIAHHCTDSDEDACKWVSHRNHRGNICGVDFIWLCNPNNHRMPLKESFMKAVLGNIKNHLHDHGSYITYSQFLQTFSQLGLTSHPFNVLSTEEVKDLWDHVDTNGDGVIEYSLLNSEWKSQALSQQKENSDESKQRGTKGTVSNTSTTIGFKIKNAVLFPPEVEKGLWPENYSLSDHAHLTVEFSPVTIQCC, encoded by the exons ATGCATACAG AGCTTGTGGGAATGTATGAGCGGCGACTCAGTGATGATGGTTATGCAACTTATAAGCTTGCAAGGACAAACAACCGTGGTGATG GTCTGCTTATTGCAGTTCACCGAAAccacttccaagttttgaatTACAAAGAATTGCTATTCAATGATTTTGGTGACCGTGTGGCTCAACTTCTGCATGTTGAACTGATTATGAACttcaatcaaaacaaaaattttaacaTTAAGAAGGAAGCTCTCATAGTGAATACACACTTATTGTTTCCACATGACTCCCGCTACTGCTTCCCTCGGCTACAGCAG GTCTACAAGATTTTGCAGTACATTGAATCATATTGTGAAGAATACCAGCTTCCACATGTGCCTATCATCCTGTGTGG gGACTGGAACGGGAGTAAAAGGGGCCATGTCTATAAATTTCTGTGCACACAAGGCTTTGTATCATCTTATGATATTGCTCATCATTGCACTGATAGTGATGAAGATGCCTGTAAG TGGGTTAGTCACCGTAACCACAGAGGAAACATATGTGGAGTGGATTTTATATGGCTTTGTAATCCTAACAATCATCGGATGCCATTGAAGGAAAGCTTCATGAAAGCCGTTCTTGGGAATATAAAG AATCATCTTCATGATCATGGCAGCTACATCACTTATTCCCAATTCCTTCAAACTTTCAGTCAG TTGGGCCTAACCAGCCATCCTTTTAATGTCCTAAGTACTGAAGAAGTAAAGGATTTGTGGGACCATGTTGACACTAATGGAGATGGGGTGATTGAATATTCACTCTTGAAT AGTGAATGGAAGTCACAGGCATTAAGCCAGCAAAAAGAGAATAGTGATGAATCTAAACAGAGAGGAACAAAGGGAACTGTGTCAAACACTTCAACTACTATAGGTTTCAAAATTAAGAATGCTGTCCTCTTTCCTCCTGAAGTTGAAAAAGGGCTATGGCCTGAGAATTATTCCCTGTCAGATCATGCACATCTCACCGTGGAATTTTCCCCGGTGACAATACAGTGTTGTTGA
- the LOC122094128 gene encoding pentatricopeptide repeat-containing protein At5g04810, chloroplastic, which translates to MDIFSVSSTHHHYHSSPFSTVLAGKSQQISSILTLSLQSSPEPNQPTNPPRLSGEIRRPQTLKASPSKPNSPGPKKISTNPLRNLVTPSSTTPKNPDNLANKLWLSSKISPPLPEEETEDAEEAQNKEDEKWNVHDDADSARVSVPEFRQEGKIFVGNLPLWIKKNEFAEFFRQFGPIKNVILIKGHEDPERNVGYGFVIYGGPTAANSASKAVEFDGVEFHGRTLTVKLDDGRRLKARYEERARWVAGSNEVEYRSKWHEERDNYRREFRKVLETEPNNWQAVVQAFERIDKPSRKEFGLLVNYYARRGDMHRAREAFERMLARGIEPTSHVYTNLIHAYAVGRDMDEALSCVRKMKREGIEMSLVTYSILVGGFAKIGDAEAADKWFKEAKERNTTLNAIIYGNAIYAHCQTGNMGRAEYLVREMEGGGIDAPIDIYHTMMDGYINIGNEEKCLTVFERLKECGFTPSVISFGCLVNLYTKMGKISKALEVSKMMESCGIKHNMKTYSMILNGFLKLNDWARAYAIFDDVVKAGLKPDAVLYNNVIRVFCGMGNMDRAVHTVEIMQRERHRPTSRTFMPIIHCFAKAGEMRRALEIFNMMRKCGCIPTVHSFNALILGLVEKHQMEKAVEVLGEMLLAGITPSEHTYTTIMNGYASLGDTGRAFEYFTKIKEEGLELDAFSYQALLKACCKSGRMQSALAVTREMSAQNIPRNTFVYNILVDGWARTGDVWEAADLMQQMRQEGVLPDIHTYTSFINACCKAGDMMRATKTIEEMEAVGVRPNVKTYTTLIHGWARASLPEKALRCFEEMKLAGLKPDKAVYHCLMTSFLSRATVAEEYIYLGILGICREMIELGLTIDMGTAVHWSRCLCKIERSGGDLTEALQKTFPPAWNSYVNLLDNTNQTDSGGGAYYEVD; encoded by the exons ATGGATATCTTCTCCGTCTCATCCACACACCACCACTATCACTCTTCACCCTTCTCTACTGTACTCGCCGGAAAATCACAACAAATCTCCTCTATCCTCACCTTATCGCTCCAATCCTCTCCAGAACCTAACCAACCGACCAACCCTCCACGCCTTTCCGGAGAAATCCGCCGCCCTCAGACCCTCAAAGCATCCCCAAGCAAGCCCAACTCACCTGGCCCTAAAAAGATCTCCACAAACCCACTACGAAATCTCGTAACTCCCTCCTCCACAACTCCCAAGAACCCAGACAATCTCGCCAACAAGCTTTGGCTCTCCAGCAAAATCTCTCCTCCTCTACCTGAAGAAGAAACTGAAGATGCCGAGGAAGCGCAgaacaaagaagatgaaaaatggAATGTTCATGACGATGCTGATTCTGCCCGTGTGTCGGTCCCTGAATTCCGACAAGAAGGCAAGATTTTTGTCGGAAATCTTCCTCTGTGGATCAAGAAGAACGAATTCGCTGAATTTTTTCGACAGTTTGGGCCGATTAAGAATGTGATACTTATAAAAGGACACGAAGATCCTGAGAGGAATGTTGGTTACGGTTTTGTCATCTATGGTGGCCCAACGGCTGCGAATTCGGCTTCCAAGGCTGTGGAGTTCGATGGAGTGGAGTTTCACGGAAGGACTTTGACTGTGAAGTTAGATGATGGGAGGAGATTGAAGGCGAGGTACGAGGAGAGAGCCAGATGGGTTGCTGGATCGAATGAGGTGGAGTATAGGTCTAAGTGGCATGAAGAGAGGGATAATTATCGCAGGGAGTTCCGGAAGGTTCTTGAGACTGAACCAAATAATTGGCAGGCTGTTGTTCAGGCCTTTGAAAGGATTGACAAG CCTTCTAGAAAAGAATTTGGGTTGCTGGTGAACTATTACGCAAGGAGAGGGGACATGCATCGTGCACGTGAAGCATTTGAACGGATGCTAGCAAGAGGGATCGAACCAACCTCCCATGTCTATACGAA CCTTATTCATGCTTATGCAGTTGGTCGAGACATGGATGAAGCATTGTCTTGTGTGAGGAAAATGAAGCGAGAAGGCATTGAAATGAGTTTGGTGACATACAGTATCCTTGTGGGTGGATTTGCAAAAATTGGTGATGCTGA AGCTGCAGATAAATGGTTTAAGGAGGCCAAAGAGAGGAATACAACCTTAAATGCGATCATATATGGTAATGCTATCTATGCTCATTG CCAAACGGGAAATATGGGTCGAGCTGAGTACTTGGTAAGGGAAATGGAAGGAGGAGGGATTGATGCTCCAATTGATATATATCACACTATGATGGATGGTTATATAAATATAGGCAATGAGGAGAAATGTCTCACTGTGTTTGAAAGACTTAAG GAATGTGGTTTTACACCTTCAGTGATAAGCTTTGGGTGCCTAGTTAATCTTTACACAAAG ATGGGAAAGATTTCCAAAGCCCTGGAGGTCAgcaaaatgatggaatcatGTGGCATAAAACACAACATGAAAACATACTCCATGATCTTAAATGGATTTTTGAAACTAAATGATTGGGCAAGAGCGTATGCTATTTTTGACGATGTGGTGAAAGCAGGCCTGAAACCTGATGCTGTGCTCTACAATAATGTCATCCGAGTATTCTGTGGCATGGGTAACATGGATCGAGCTGTTCATACTGTTGAAATAATGCAGAGGGAGAGACATAGACCTACTTCACGGACATTTATGCCAATCATACATTGCTTTGCAAAAGCTGGAGAAATGAGAAGAGCCCTTGAGATTTTTAATATGATGAGGAAGTGTGGATGCATTCCTACTGTGCACTCTTTCAATGCTTTGATTCTTGGCCTTGTTGAAAAGCACCAG ATGGAGAAGGCTGTTGAGGTTTTAGGAGAGATGTTATTGGCTGGCATAACTCCCAGTGAGCATACCTATACAACCATCATGAATGGTTATGCATCCCTTGGAGATACTGGGAGAGCTTTTGAGTACTTCACAAAAATTAAAGAGGAGGGTTTGGAGCTTGATGCTTTCTCATACCAAGCATTACTTAAAGCATGTTGCAAGTCAGGCAGAATGCAAAGTGCTTTAGCAGTTACAAGGGAAATGAGTGCTCAAAATATTCCACGGAACACCTTCGTGTACAACATATTAGTTGATGG ATGGGCTCGAACGGGTGACGTTTGGGAGGCTGCTGACCTGATGCAACAGATGAGGCAAGAGGGTGTTCTACCTGACATCCATACGTACAcatctttcataaatgcatGTTGCAAGGCTGGAGACATGATG AGAGCAACAAAGACTATAGAAGAGATGGAAGCTGTTGGTGTGAGACCTAATGTTAAAACATATACTACATTAATCCACGGGTGGGCTAGAGCCTCACTTCCTGAGAAGGCCCTCAGATGCTTTGAAGAGATGAAGTTGGCCGGTTTGAAGCCAGACAAAGCTGTTTACCATTGCCTGATGACATCGTTTCTATCTAGGGCTACTGTTGCCGAAGAATATATTTATTTAGGTATTCTGGGCATTTGTAGAGAGATGATAGAGCTTGGGTTGACCATTGATATGGGGACTGCCGTTCATTGGTCCAGGTGTCTATGCAAGATTGAGAGGTCAGGTGGAGATCTTACTGAAGCCTTGCAAAAGACCTTTCCTCCCGCTTGGAACTCATATGTAAACCTTTTGGATAACACCAATCAGACAGACAGTGGTGGTGGTGCATATTATGAGGTAGACTGA
- the LOC122093429 gene encoding uncharacterized calcium-binding protein At1g02270-like isoform X2 — MEAAIKVSGGGGTTESMDVLDQYSNSIEDVSCTTFNILAPIYKRLNGLNCESEFREYWLSRNEKILEGLLHRKSSIICIQEFWVGNEELVGMYERRLSDDGYATYKLARTNNRGDGLLIAVHRNHFQVLNYKELLFNDFGDRVAQLLHVELIMNFNQNKNFNIKKEALIVNTHLLFPHDSRYCFPRLQQYIESYCEEYQLPHVPIILCGDWNGSKRGHVYKFLCTQGFVSSYDIAHHCTDSDEDACKWVSHRNHRGNICGVDFIWLCNPNNHRMPLKESFMKAVLGNIKNHLHDHGSYITYSQFLQTFSQLGLTSHPFNVLSTEEVKDLWDHVDTNGDGVIEYSLLNSEWKSQALSQQKENSDESKQRGTKGTVSNTSTTIGFKIKNAVLFPPEVEKGLWPENYSLSDHAHLTVEFSPVTIQCC; from the exons ATGGAAGCCGCTATTAAAgtgagtggtggtggtgggacgACAGAGTCCATGGATGTCTTGGATCAATACTCCAACTCTATAGAAGATGTGTCCTGTACTACTTTCAACATTCTCGCTCCCATCTATAAGCGATTGAATGGTTTG AACTGTGAGAGCGAGTTCAGGGAGTATTGGCTTAGTCGTAATGAGAAAATTTTGGAGGGCCTACTACACCGAAAATCCTCGATTATATGCATACAG GAATTTTGGGTCGGGAATGAAGAGCTTGTGGGAATGTATGAGCGGCGACTCAGTGATGATGGTTATGCAACTTATAAGCTTGCAAGGACAAACAACCGTGGTGATG GTCTGCTTATTGCAGTTCACCGAAAccacttccaagttttgaatTACAAAGAATTGCTATTCAATGATTTTGGTGACCGTGTGGCTCAACTTCTGCATGTTGAACTGATTATGAACttcaatcaaaacaaaaattttaacaTTAAGAAGGAAGCTCTCATAGTGAATACACACTTATTGTTTCCACATGACTCCCGCTACTGCTTCCCTCGGCTACAGCAG TACATTGAATCATATTGTGAAGAATACCAGCTTCCACATGTGCCTATCATCCTGTGTGG gGACTGGAACGGGAGTAAAAGGGGCCATGTCTATAAATTTCTGTGCACACAAGGCTTTGTATCATCTTATGATATTGCTCATCATTGCACTGATAGTGATGAAGATGCCTGTAAG TGGGTTAGTCACCGTAACCACAGAGGAAACATATGTGGAGTGGATTTTATATGGCTTTGTAATCCTAACAATCATCGGATGCCATTGAAGGAAAGCTTCATGAAAGCCGTTCTTGGGAATATAAAG AATCATCTTCATGATCATGGCAGCTACATCACTTATTCCCAATTCCTTCAAACTTTCAGTCAG TTGGGCCTAACCAGCCATCCTTTTAATGTCCTAAGTACTGAAGAAGTAAAGGATTTGTGGGACCATGTTGACACTAATGGAGATGGGGTGATTGAATATTCACTCTTGAAT AGTGAATGGAAGTCACAGGCATTAAGCCAGCAAAAAGAGAATAGTGATGAATCTAAACAGAGAGGAACAAAGGGAACTGTGTCAAACACTTCAACTACTATAGGTTTCAAAATTAAGAATGCTGTCCTCTTTCCTCCTGAAGTTGAAAAAGGGCTATGGCCTGAGAATTATTCCCTGTCAGATCATGCACATCTCACCGTGGAATTTTCCCCGGTGACAATACAGTGTTGTTGA
- the LOC122092674 gene encoding uncharacterized protein LOC122092674, with protein MMSRPMVLVFLLVILIITSQFEWKQQLVNELDASPSISQKQLQTSKREEIVKEKIILSQEKNIQRLNELVRTLREQLQQCRCNNDTINSTVTLNENLNELERQHMLED; from the exons ATGATGTCAAGACCAATGGTACTTGTTTTTCTGTTGGTGATACTCATCATCACATCCCAATTTGAGTGGAAACAGCAATTGGTCAATGAACTCGACGCAAGTCCAAGTATTTCCCAGAAGCAGCTGCAGACttctaagagggaagaaattGTAAAAGAAAAG ATCATCTTATCTCAAGAAAAGAATATTCAGAGACTCAACGAACTTGTTCGGACCCTCCGTGAACAGTTACAGCAATGCAGGTGCAATAATGATACAATAAACAGCACTGTAACCCTTAATGAAAATTTAAATGAGCTTGAGCGACAGCATATGTTGGAGGATTGA
- the LOC122093429 gene encoding uncharacterized calcium-binding protein At1g02270-like isoform X3, with product MEAAIKVSGGGGTTESMDVLDQYSNSIEDVSCTTFNILAPIYKRLNGLNCESEFREYWLSRNEKILEGLLHRKSSIICIQSLWECMSGDSVMMVMQLISLQGQTTVVMVYKILQYIESYCEEYQLPHVPIILCGDWNGSKRGHVYKFLCTQGFVSSYDIAHHCTDSDEDACKWVSHRNHRGNICGVDFIWLCNPNNHRMPLKESFMKAVLGNIKNHLHDHGSYITYSQFLQTFSQLGLTSHPFNVLSTEEVKDLWDHVDTNGDGVIEYSLLNSEWKSQALSQQKENSDESKQRGTKGTVSNTSTTIGFKIKNAVLFPPEVEKGLWPENYSLSDHAHLTVEFSPVTIQCC from the exons ATGGAAGCCGCTATTAAAgtgagtggtggtggtgggacgACAGAGTCCATGGATGTCTTGGATCAATACTCCAACTCTATAGAAGATGTGTCCTGTACTACTTTCAACATTCTCGCTCCCATCTATAAGCGATTGAATGGTTTG AACTGTGAGAGCGAGTTCAGGGAGTATTGGCTTAGTCGTAATGAGAAAATTTTGGAGGGCCTACTACACCGAAAATCCTCGATTATATGCATACAG AGCTTGTGGGAATGTATGAGCGGCGACTCAGTGATGATGGTTATGCAACTTATAAGCTTGCAAGGACAAACAACCGTGGTGATG GTCTACAAGATTTTGCAGTACATTGAATCATATTGTGAAGAATACCAGCTTCCACATGTGCCTATCATCCTGTGTGG gGACTGGAACGGGAGTAAAAGGGGCCATGTCTATAAATTTCTGTGCACACAAGGCTTTGTATCATCTTATGATATTGCTCATCATTGCACTGATAGTGATGAAGATGCCTGTAAG TGGGTTAGTCACCGTAACCACAGAGGAAACATATGTGGAGTGGATTTTATATGGCTTTGTAATCCTAACAATCATCGGATGCCATTGAAGGAAAGCTTCATGAAAGCCGTTCTTGGGAATATAAAG AATCATCTTCATGATCATGGCAGCTACATCACTTATTCCCAATTCCTTCAAACTTTCAGTCAG TTGGGCCTAACCAGCCATCCTTTTAATGTCCTAAGTACTGAAGAAGTAAAGGATTTGTGGGACCATGTTGACACTAATGGAGATGGGGTGATTGAATATTCACTCTTGAAT AGTGAATGGAAGTCACAGGCATTAAGCCAGCAAAAAGAGAATAGTGATGAATCTAAACAGAGAGGAACAAAGGGAACTGTGTCAAACACTTCAACTACTATAGGTTTCAAAATTAAGAATGCTGTCCTCTTTCCTCCTGAAGTTGAAAAAGGGCTATGGCCTGAGAATTATTCCCTGTCAGATCATGCACATCTCACCGTGGAATTTTCCCCGGTGACAATACAGTGTTGTTGA
- the LOC122092922 gene encoding uncharacterized TPR repeat-containing protein At1g05150-like, whose product MPLKSHCSKSPTHGVLYDNTRKLVEDLEIVIRRGIKGCTRVHFNVKLDYKNFVWDKNCADFRKLLKEVREIRVAIDRNFPREEVTFDGHMAIGRTLQHYNLLTEPLQSFQRAADLRPIDVWPQFEVGKCLSDLGRWDEAKEMGRYHRAAELYGRVGFPANFWRVQANQVVSLCRAGEIVDARKASKELRKGLHKMTGAAEVYSTLRYMVDANDHQLQKKMKKKKNHGGLLSSTLAKFKRACEKTIRRKCLADALIRHNKEFQRNTKLNLFKEINQKILSVLDSTRSGRVEFGMFYAVIAPTCAGEPKNCKRAAFDALLWQSRRKEGRDVMEKVDALKYMRYLRLLYFPSQGCSTTDQLVGHVEEENTMISFCSSSRERVL is encoded by the exons ATGCCCCTAAAATCCCATTGTTCTAAGTCGCCCACCCATGGTGTCCTATATGATAATACGAGGAAGCTTGTTGAGGATCTGGAGATAGTTATCAGAAGGGGAATCAAGGGTTGTACTCGTGTTCACTTCAATGTAAAACTTGATTATAAGAATTTCGTCTGGGATAAGAATTGTGCGGATTTTAGGAAACTTTTGAAGGAGGTGAGGGAGATTCGGGTTGCAATTGATCGGAATTttccaagagaagaagtgaCTTTTGATGGGCATATGGCGATTGGACGGACCCTGCAACATTATAATCTTCTTACAGAGCCTCTTCAGAGCTTCCAGCGCGCTGCGGATTTGAGGCCGATTGATGTTTGGCCTCAATTCGAAGTAGGCAAGTGTTTAAGTGATTTAGGGAGGTGGGATGAGGCTAAG GAGATGGGTCGGTATCATAGAGCAGCAGAGTTGTATGGGAGAGTTGGGTTTCCGGCAAACTTTTGGCGAGTTCAGGCAAACCAAGTAGTCTCATTGTGCCGAGCAGGGGAAATTGTGGATGCGAGGAAAGCGTCGAAAGAATTGAGGAAGGGCCTCCACAAGATGACAGGCGCTGCTGAGGTATATTCTACATTGAGATATATGGTTGATGCAAATGATCATCAGTtgcagaagaagatgaagaagaagaagaatcatggTGGCCTCTTGAGTAGTACATTAGCTAAATTCAAAAGGGCATGTGAGAAAACCATAAGAAGGAAGTGTCTTGCCGATGCCCTTATTCGTCACAACAAGGAGTTCCAGAGGAACACTAAACTTAATcttt TTAAAGAAATTAATCAAAAAATTTTGTCAGTCTTGGATTCTACCAGGTCTGGGCGAGTGGAATTTGGCATGTTCTATGCTGTCATTGCTCCCACCTGTGCTGGGGAACCAAAGAATTGCAAGCGTGCCGCCTTTGATGCTCTATTATGGCAGTCGAGGAGGAAGGAGGGTCGAGATGTGATGGAAAAGGTTGATGCTTTGAAGTATATGAGGTACTTGAGACTCCTTTATTTCCCTTCTCAAGGATGTAGTACT
- the LOC122093429 gene encoding uncharacterized calcium-binding protein At1g02270-like isoform X1, giving the protein MEAAIKVSGGGGTTESMDVLDQYSNSIEDVSCTTFNILAPIYKRLNGLNCESEFREYWLSRNEKILEGLLHRKSSIICIQEFWVGNEELVGMYERRLSDDGYATYKLARTNNRGDGLLIAVHRNHFQVLNYKELLFNDFGDRVAQLLHVELIMNFNQNKNFNIKKEALIVNTHLLFPHDSRYCFPRLQQVYKILQYIESYCEEYQLPHVPIILCGDWNGSKRGHVYKFLCTQGFVSSYDIAHHCTDSDEDACKWVSHRNHRGNICGVDFIWLCNPNNHRMPLKESFMKAVLGNIKNHLHDHGSYITYSQFLQTFSQLGLTSHPFNVLSTEEVKDLWDHVDTNGDGVIEYSLLNSEWKSQALSQQKENSDESKQRGTKGTVSNTSTTIGFKIKNAVLFPPEVEKGLWPENYSLSDHAHLTVEFSPVTIQCC; this is encoded by the exons ATGGAAGCCGCTATTAAAgtgagtggtggtggtgggacgACAGAGTCCATGGATGTCTTGGATCAATACTCCAACTCTATAGAAGATGTGTCCTGTACTACTTTCAACATTCTCGCTCCCATCTATAAGCGATTGAATGGTTTG AACTGTGAGAGCGAGTTCAGGGAGTATTGGCTTAGTCGTAATGAGAAAATTTTGGAGGGCCTACTACACCGAAAATCCTCGATTATATGCATACAG GAATTTTGGGTCGGGAATGAAGAGCTTGTGGGAATGTATGAGCGGCGACTCAGTGATGATGGTTATGCAACTTATAAGCTTGCAAGGACAAACAACCGTGGTGATG GTCTGCTTATTGCAGTTCACCGAAAccacttccaagttttgaatTACAAAGAATTGCTATTCAATGATTTTGGTGACCGTGTGGCTCAACTTCTGCATGTTGAACTGATTATGAACttcaatcaaaacaaaaattttaacaTTAAGAAGGAAGCTCTCATAGTGAATACACACTTATTGTTTCCACATGACTCCCGCTACTGCTTCCCTCGGCTACAGCAG GTCTACAAGATTTTGCAGTACATTGAATCATATTGTGAAGAATACCAGCTTCCACATGTGCCTATCATCCTGTGTGG gGACTGGAACGGGAGTAAAAGGGGCCATGTCTATAAATTTCTGTGCACACAAGGCTTTGTATCATCTTATGATATTGCTCATCATTGCACTGATAGTGATGAAGATGCCTGTAAG TGGGTTAGTCACCGTAACCACAGAGGAAACATATGTGGAGTGGATTTTATATGGCTTTGTAATCCTAACAATCATCGGATGCCATTGAAGGAAAGCTTCATGAAAGCCGTTCTTGGGAATATAAAG AATCATCTTCATGATCATGGCAGCTACATCACTTATTCCCAATTCCTTCAAACTTTCAGTCAG TTGGGCCTAACCAGCCATCCTTTTAATGTCCTAAGTACTGAAGAAGTAAAGGATTTGTGGGACCATGTTGACACTAATGGAGATGGGGTGATTGAATATTCACTCTTGAAT AGTGAATGGAAGTCACAGGCATTAAGCCAGCAAAAAGAGAATAGTGATGAATCTAAACAGAGAGGAACAAAGGGAACTGTGTCAAACACTTCAACTACTATAGGTTTCAAAATTAAGAATGCTGTCCTCTTTCCTCCTGAAGTTGAAAAAGGGCTATGGCCTGAGAATTATTCCCTGTCAGATCATGCACATCTCACCGTGGAATTTTCCCCGGTGACAATACAGTGTTGTTGA
- the LOC122093429 gene encoding uncharacterized calcium-binding protein At1g02270-like isoform X5, whose protein sequence is MYERRLSDDGYATYKLARTNNRGDGLLIAVHRNHFQVLNYKELLFNDFGDRVAQLLHVELIMNFNQNKNFNIKKEALIVNTHLLFPHDSRYCFPRLQQVYKILQYIESYCEEYQLPHVPIILCGDWNGSKRGHVYKFLCTQGFVSSYDIAHHCTDSDEDACKWVSHRNHRGNICGVDFIWLCNPNNHRMPLKESFMKAVLGNIKNHLHDHGSYITYSQFLQTFSQLGLTSHPFNVLSTEEVKDLWDHVDTNGDGVIEYSLLNSEWKSQALSQQKENSDESKQRGTKGTVSNTSTTIGFKIKNAVLFPPEVEKGLWPENYSLSDHAHLTVEFSPVTIQCC, encoded by the exons ATGTATGAGCGGCGACTCAGTGATGATGGTTATGCAACTTATAAGCTTGCAAGGACAAACAACCGTGGTGATG GTCTGCTTATTGCAGTTCACCGAAAccacttccaagttttgaatTACAAAGAATTGCTATTCAATGATTTTGGTGACCGTGTGGCTCAACTTCTGCATGTTGAACTGATTATGAACttcaatcaaaacaaaaattttaacaTTAAGAAGGAAGCTCTCATAGTGAATACACACTTATTGTTTCCACATGACTCCCGCTACTGCTTCCCTCGGCTACAGCAG GTCTACAAGATTTTGCAGTACATTGAATCATATTGTGAAGAATACCAGCTTCCACATGTGCCTATCATCCTGTGTGG gGACTGGAACGGGAGTAAAAGGGGCCATGTCTATAAATTTCTGTGCACACAAGGCTTTGTATCATCTTATGATATTGCTCATCATTGCACTGATAGTGATGAAGATGCCTGTAAG TGGGTTAGTCACCGTAACCACAGAGGAAACATATGTGGAGTGGATTTTATATGGCTTTGTAATCCTAACAATCATCGGATGCCATTGAAGGAAAGCTTCATGAAAGCCGTTCTTGGGAATATAAAG AATCATCTTCATGATCATGGCAGCTACATCACTTATTCCCAATTCCTTCAAACTTTCAGTCAG TTGGGCCTAACCAGCCATCCTTTTAATGTCCTAAGTACTGAAGAAGTAAAGGATTTGTGGGACCATGTTGACACTAATGGAGATGGGGTGATTGAATATTCACTCTTGAAT AGTGAATGGAAGTCACAGGCATTAAGCCAGCAAAAAGAGAATAGTGATGAATCTAAACAGAGAGGAACAAAGGGAACTGTGTCAAACACTTCAACTACTATAGGTTTCAAAATTAAGAATGCTGTCCTCTTTCCTCCTGAAGTTGAAAAAGGGCTATGGCCTGAGAATTATTCCCTGTCAGATCATGCACATCTCACCGTGGAATTTTCCCCGGTGACAATACAGTGTTGTTGA